The Lacticaseibacillus rhamnosus DNA window AAACTAACGTGATAATCGCCAGCAAAACTGCCCCGAACCCAAAAATAAACGGGGTGAAGCCGATGGGTGAATTTTTCTTTAAAAAGCTCGTGTTCGTTGCTAAAGCCATAAACATGTAGAAAACAGCGCTGGCAATGACCAGTCCGGAGAATAAGACCGCATAGTCGCGGAAACGGTTTTTTAAGCCGCCAAGTGCGAGTTTACTTAACATTCTTGCTGCCTCCTACTTCTGAAATGTGCCGAGGGTCTCAAGAATCTCTTGATAGAAAGCTTCTTGACTCTTGTCACCGTGAACCAGTTCAGAACCGATCTGACCGTCTTTGATGAACAAAATTCGACTGGCATAGCTGGCGGAAAACGGATCATGGGTCACCAGCAGAATCGACACGCCTTCGTCACGATTCAAATGCGCCATGGTATCCAACAATTCGCGCGCAGCCTTGGAATCAAGTGCGCCGGTTGGTTCATCACCAAAAAGAATATCCGGCTGCTGAACCAATGCCCGAGCTGCGGCTACCCGTTGTTTTTGACCACCGGACAGTTCGGTTGGGTAATGATCCAACACGCGTTCAATGCCAAGCGTTTGCGCGATCTTATCAACGGCTTCGGTTTGCTTTTTAGCGCTGACATTTTGCAAGGCAAGTGGCAATGCAATGTTTTCCCGGCCGGTTAAGTTTTCTAGTAAGTTGAAATCCTGGAAAATAAAGCCGATCTTTTTGGCGCGAAAATCGGATAAGGCGTCTCCTTTGAGTTTGGTCACATCGGCGCCTTTGATGCGAACGGAACCGGATGTCGGGGTGTCTAGCGTGCTCAGAATATTCAATAAAGTGGTTTTACCGGAGCCTGAAGCACCCATAATCCCAACGAATTCACCGGGTTCAACCTGAAAACTCACACCCTTTAGTGCTGGCGTTTGTTTTTCCCCTTGTTTGCCATATGTTTTCGTAACATTTTCAACCGTTACAACAGGTTGCTTGTCCATGATAAACCTCCATTTGCAATGTGCTTGCTTTTTATTTACAAGATTAATGATAATGGCTGCCAGCAATTTTTTCCTGATAATGCACTAACGGATGCCGGATCGAAACTAACGGGTTTGTAAGCTACTTTAGCTTTTCTTTATTTTTGGCCCCATCTAGCCGCAATCCTTGCTATAATCACACATGAGCTATGAAAATCCTTATGAAAGTTGGTTAATCGTGGGAACCTTTCGCAACAAAGCGCCCGGGCTAAGTTCAAAATCAGCGGCTGATTGAACTTAGTAAAGGAGCACATTTTAATATGAATGATTTAGAAAAACCGCAAAAGCAGTTCATTCCCTGGATGATTGTCGGCTTGATGGACTTTGTCACCGTCATCGGGTTTGACGACATCATCTATAACTTCCAGAATCAAGGCTTGGTGGCATTCACCAGCTGGATTATCATGACCTTCTTTTATGTCATTCCGTATAATCTGATTGTCGCGCATATGGGTTCGACTTTTTCCGAACATGGCGGCGGGATCACCAGCTGGATGCGCGAAACCAATGGCGATACGGTTGGTTACTATGCGGCTTGGTTTTATTGGATCACCGGGCTGCCTTATGTCGTGGACGTAGCCAATTCGGTTGTTATTTCTTTTGGCTGGATCACCAACGGCAACGGCAACATTCAAGCTAACCTTGGTAACGCATGGTTCGGTATTCTCACGGCCGTTATCTTTGTGATCTTTATCTGGTTACAGCACTTCTTTAAAAATAAAAGTCTTGAGATCATGTCAACAATCGGCGGCGGGGCCATGTTTATCATGACGGTTTTATTCGTGATCATGACCTTCATCGGTTTATCCAAAGGCGCCCCGATTGCCACCCGCCCGTTTGATTTCAAGGCCTTCATCCCCAAAGATTTCTTTTCACTGAGCTTCCTATCGACTTTTGGCTTGTTCGTCTTTGCCATGAACGGCTCCGAACTTGCTGCACCTTACACCAAGGACATGCGCCATCCTGCCCGTGATTTTCCCAAAGCATTGAAAATGATTGCGATCATGACCATGTTCCTGACACTTTTTGGCACCTTTTCATTAGGGGTATACTTTAACGCCCACCATCTGCCAAATGATTTGAAAATGAATGGTTCCTACTATGCGTTTCAAGCCATTGGTCGTCAATTCGGGATGGGCAACAGTCTGATGTATCTGTTCGCCGTGGTGCAAGGTATTTATATGTTAGCCCAGCTGGCTGTGATTCTGGACGCCTCAACCCGGGTATTCCTGTCCGATGTGGCCAAGCGCTTCATGCCGCGTCAGTTGACAAAGATGAACGAAGACGGCTTGCCGATTAATGGTTACTGGATGACAACGATTCTGTGTGCGTTGATCATGGCACTCGGCGCACTTTTGCCGAAAATCAATGACATCTTCAACTGGCTGCTCAATCTCAACGGTATTGTCAGCCCGCTGTCCACTTGCTTCTTGTTCTGGTCCTACACGATGGTCCGGTTACATCAGGATCGGTTCCCGACGCCTGATTATACGTTTCTTAAAAATCGAAAAGTCGGCTTAGTTGTCGGTATCTGGATGTTAGGGATTACCTTTTTACTTGGCACCCTTGGCTTCTTCCCGACTGACGCCACCGCGGACACTTTTGCACTCATGCTCGGTTTGAATATCGTGGTGCCAATTGGCATGGTCGCGCTTGGCGTTTTGATGCCGTGGATCGCCAAACGTCAGCGGCAAGCGAACAACGGCCTTGCGTTTAGCCGCAACACCTGGTTGGTACTCACTACCCTCAGCTTAGTCGGGCTAGTTGTCGCGGCTACTTATGGGATACACGTCAACTTACTCGATCACTTAACGCCTGTCATTCAGTGGCCACTGATTATCATCGTTGACCTTGCCATTGCCGGGGTGGTGCTCAAAGTCACCGCAAACGGTCGGCATCAACGGGTAGCTGGTTCGCCTGATGAGGGATGAGTTCTGGCTTACTATGTTAAAGAACGTTTTGGCGAATAAAGATTAGTTATACGATGCCCTGGCAACGTAACCTGTTGCTAGGGCATTTTTTGGCTGTAACCGGATTGTCCAGCAGAAAAAATCAACTGCGAGTATCTACCAGTCAACGACATCGTTACCACACCGCGTCCATCGTAGCAAAAAGTTGGCACTTACTATGCTGGCAGTAAGTTAAGTAGCCATCGTAACAACGTGATAAAATTAATTGTAGAAATTGGTTTTTGCATAGCTGCTTCGACTTATTTTTAAACAATCGTTGAAGACTCAGAATATTAGGAGGTGCCATATGCTCAGCTACACGATCATTTATAATCCTGCTTCCGGCCACGCTAAAGGCCCGACTGCCGCCGAACAGCTCAAGGCCAAACTTGAAGATCGCCAGCGGCAAGTCTCCATGGCACCGACCAAAAGTGCTGATGACGCCCGAAATTTTGCTTATCAAGCCCAATCGGATATTGTTGTTGCAGTTGGCGGAGATGGCACGATTAACCAAGTCGTTGCCGGGCTCGCACCGCGCAAACAACCGCCAACACTCGCTATTTTACCGGAAGGCACGGTCAACAACCTGGCTAAAGTCCTGCATATTCCGTTGCTGCTGCCACTGGCGATCAAGAACATTCTAGAAGCCAAGCCGCAGCCATTAGACATTGCACAGGTCAATGATCGCTACATGGTAAGTACCCTGACACTCGGCGTTTTAGCCAATGCGGCGTTGTCCGTCACTCAAAAAGAAAAACGCCATTTTGGTCCGATCATCTACTTATTAAAGGGTTTTAAAGTTTTGGCCCAACACCAACACTGGATCCTACACTTGAACAGCGCCCATAATCACTGGGAAAAAGACACCCAATTTCTGCTAGTCAGCATGACCAATTCCGTTGGCGGTTTTACGAATGCGGTGCCAGATGCCGCCGTGGATGATGGTCATCTGCACGTTTTTATCGCCCCAAAACTAACCTGGTGGCGCTCACTACTGGCCATCCCCTACTTCATCACCGGCAACTTTCAGAAACTACCCGGCATGACGTATTTCGCCACCGAGCAACTTACCATCGAGGCTCCAAAAACGCTCCAAAGCCGGGTTGACGGCGACCCGAGCACCAAGACGCCGCTAAAATTGACTGTCATCGCTGACCATATTCAAGTATTGGCCCCACCGGTGGGAAAATAATCTGGAAGTGCCGCATATGAATGACTTATTGCATTTATATCGCCTACTTTTAAGTTGCGCAGTTTCAACGGCTTTTGACTGTCGTGCTGCTTTTTTTACTAGCCTGAACAGTCCTCGAATAGTCCGTTCTAATAGTCTTTCCAAAATTCCCGTGTTACACTAGACTTATTCAAATGAGAGGGGTGAATCGCCATGCGGTTACGCAAGGTTGCACCATGACTGTCGATTCGTTAGTACCGATCTGTGGCGATAACGCCCGGATCTATGAAAGGAATTTATGACTGAACAAATATCTAATGAAGTAACTTCTGAAAATGTACTGATTGCTGGCATTTCGCGGCAACAACCTGACTTTGACTACACCATGACCGAACTCGGTGAATTAGCCAAAGCGGATAACTACACCGTTGTCGGCGAAGTACGGCAGAATCTCGATCGCGCAGTAGCGGCCACTTACTTTGGTTCCGGCAAAGTAGACGACATTCGCCAACTGGCTGATGTCCGCGAGGCTTCAACCGTGATTATCAACGATGAATTATCGCCTTCACAATTGCGCAATCTTGAAAAGCAGACCAAACTGCACGTGATTGATCGCACGCAGCTGATTCTCGATATTTTCGCCGACCGCGCGCGCAGTAAAGCCGCCAAAACTCAGGTTGAAATCGCCCAATTGCAATATGCGTTGCCGCGGCTTCATCCCAGCGCCAACCGCCTCGACCAGCAAGTCGGTGGCGGCGCCGGATTTGCCACGCGTGGTGCCGGTGAAACCCAACTTGAACTCGATCGTCGGGTGCTCAACAAGCGCATCAGTCACTTGCGGCAAGAACTCAAAGATGCCAGCGTCGGCGATCAAGTACGCCGCGCCCGTCGCGAAGACAACGCCAT harbors:
- a CDS encoding ABC transporter ATP-binding protein encodes the protein MDKQPVVTVENVTKTYGKQGEKQTPALKGVSFQVEPGEFVGIMGASGSGKTTLLNILSTLDTPTSGSVRIKGADVTKLKGDALSDFRAKKIGFIFQDFNLLENLTGRENIALPLALQNVSAKKQTEAVDKIAQTLGIERVLDHYPTELSGGQKQRVAAARALVQQPDILFGDEPTGALDSKAARELLDTMAHLNRDEGVSILLVTHDPFSASYASRILFIKDGQIGSELVHGDKSQEAFYQEILETLGTFQK
- a CDS encoding APC family permease produces the protein MNDLEKPQKQFIPWMIVGLMDFVTVIGFDDIIYNFQNQGLVAFTSWIIMTFFYVIPYNLIVAHMGSTFSEHGGGITSWMRETNGDTVGYYAAWFYWITGLPYVVDVANSVVISFGWITNGNGNIQANLGNAWFGILTAVIFVIFIWLQHFFKNKSLEIMSTIGGGAMFIMTVLFVIMTFIGLSKGAPIATRPFDFKAFIPKDFFSLSFLSTFGLFVFAMNGSELAAPYTKDMRHPARDFPKALKMIAIMTMFLTLFGTFSLGVYFNAHHLPNDLKMNGSYYAFQAIGRQFGMGNSLMYLFAVVQGIYMLAQLAVILDASTRVFLSDVAKRFMPRQLTKMNEDGLPINGYWMTTILCALIMALGALLPKINDIFNWLLNLNGIVSPLSTCFLFWSYTMVRLHQDRFPTPDYTFLKNRKVGLVVGIWMLGITFLLGTLGFFPTDATADTFALMLGLNIVVPIGMVALGVLMPWIAKRQRQANNGLAFSRNTWLVLTTLSLVGLVVAATYGIHVNLLDHLTPVIQWPLIIIVDLAIAGVVLKVTANGRHQRVAGSPDEG
- a CDS encoding diacylglycerol/lipid kinase family protein — encoded protein: MLSYTIIYNPASGHAKGPTAAEQLKAKLEDRQRQVSMAPTKSADDARNFAYQAQSDIVVAVGGDGTINQVVAGLAPRKQPPTLAILPEGTVNNLAKVLHIPLLLPLAIKNILEAKPQPLDIAQVNDRYMVSTLTLGVLANAALSVTQKEKRHFGPIIYLLKGFKVLAQHQHWILHLNSAHNHWEKDTQFLLVSMTNSVGGFTNAVPDAAVDDGHLHVFIAPKLTWWRSLLAIPYFITGNFQKLPGMTYFATEQLTIEAPKTLQSRVDGDPSTKTPLKLTVIADHIQVLAPPVGK